A region from the Mucilaginibacter sp. CSA2-8R genome encodes:
- a CDS encoding NAD-dependent epimerase yields MKILVTGTAGFIGFYVAQRLASLGYDIVGVDNINTYYDTSLKYGRLEASGIDTTTLKDNQPVYSKIYPNYCFIKLDISDRALMEYIFNTYQFDVVCHLAAQAGVRYSITNPYDYALSNLSGFLNILEGCRNIQVKHLVYASSSSVYGLNSNTPFSVHDGAAHPVSLYAASKKSNEMMAHSYSHLYQIPTTGLRFFTVYGPWGRPDMAYFKFADAIIKEKPIDVYNNGDMQRDFTYVDDIVEGIVRVLDKPAQADPEWDSKNPDPATSSAPYRLYNIGNSTPVKLMHFIGALENAIGKKAIINMLPMQAGDVLLTDADMSDLEEQFQYHPQTDIQNGINRFVDWFKDFYHV; encoded by the coding sequence ATGAAGATTTTGGTTACCGGCACAGCTGGCTTTATTGGTTTTTACGTAGCGCAAAGGCTGGCCAGTTTGGGTTACGACATTGTGGGTGTTGATAACATTAATACCTATTATGATACCAGCCTGAAGTATGGTCGTTTAGAAGCCTCTGGCATTGACACGACTACCTTGAAAGATAACCAGCCGGTATACAGCAAAATTTACCCGAATTACTGTTTCATTAAGCTTGATATATCCGACCGGGCTTTGATGGAATATATCTTTAACACTTACCAGTTTGATGTAGTTTGCCACCTGGCTGCACAGGCAGGTGTTAGGTACTCTATTACTAACCCGTATGATTATGCCTTGAGTAATTTGTCGGGCTTTTTAAATATACTGGAAGGCTGCCGTAATATACAGGTTAAGCACTTGGTTTATGCCAGCAGTTCGAGCGTTTACGGTTTAAACAGCAACACGCCATTTTCGGTGCACGATGGTGCGGCCCACCCGGTGAGCCTGTATGCGGCCAGCAAAAAAAGTAACGAAATGATGGCACACAGCTATAGCCACCTTTACCAGATACCCACTACAGGCCTACGATTTTTTACGGTGTATGGCCCCTGGGGCCGCCCGGATATGGCCTATTTTAAGTTTGCTGATGCCATCATCAAAGAAAAACCCATTGACGTTTACAACAATGGCGATATGCAACGCGACTTTACTTACGTTGATGATATTGTAGAAGGCATTGTGAGGGTATTGGATAAACCAGCCCAGGCCGATCCTGAATGGGATAGTAAAAATCCCGACCCCGCTACCTCAAGTGCACCTTATCGTTTGTACAACATCGGCAATTCAACGCCGGTTAAACTGATGCATTTTATCGGCGCGTTAGAAAACGCCATAGGTAAAAAGGCCATTATTAATATGCTGCCGATGCAAGCCGGTGATGTGCTGCTTACTGATGCCGACATGAGCGATCTGGAGGAACAATTTCAATATCATCCGCAAACAGACATTCAAAACGGCATCAACCGCTTTGTAGACTGGTTTAAAGACTTTTATCATGTTTAG
- a CDS encoding M28 family peptidase — MGLQKIWMVALLSGWVLQGISQVKPADLPPALSAIKETDLKRDIFELAGDAFRGRRAGTEDEMRAAAWVAQKAQEAGLKPAGDDGTCFQFFNMRRTRTADRSTLQAGNQRLLLGKDFWVTQPVDAHINGSVTWLNSMADTTMNLQGKTVALKIEAPNPLPANGMSLWEYRYTASAIRQQGMALRRKGVSAIIFVANDITEKGIAFIGHNYEDGSYQNVGLPATVARANTGAARLATPVILVRSELENAIKQAAPLQADVVMETYLYPSVNVVAKANGSDAKLRNEFVLFSGHHDHDGIGNPVGQDSIWNGADDNASVTVGMLAIARAWVVKPGKRSALFVWHGAEERGLLGSRWFAVHPTVNKASIVAVLNGDMIGRNAIDSAALLGAIPPHRNSLALVNMAMQANQGLTKFKVDNSWDEATHPENWYFRSDHAPYAQAGIPSIFFTSLLHPDYHTPKDEPQYISIPKLAKMTRWMYATGWLVSQSPARPALDVKL; from the coding sequence ATGGGTTTACAAAAAATATGGATGGTTGCCTTGCTTTCGGGTTGGGTATTGCAGGGTATTAGCCAGGTAAAACCTGCTGACTTGCCACCGGCTTTAAGCGCCATTAAAGAAACTGATTTAAAGCGGGATATTTTTGAACTGGCCGGTGATGCCTTTCGTGGCAGGCGGGCCGGCACCGAAGATGAGATGAGGGCCGCCGCCTGGGTTGCTCAAAAAGCGCAGGAAGCCGGGCTGAAGCCGGCAGGCGACGATGGTACTTGCTTTCAGTTTTTTAACATGCGCCGTACCCGCACGGCCGACCGTAGTACACTGCAGGCTGGTAACCAGCGGTTGCTATTGGGTAAAGACTTTTGGGTAACACAACCGGTTGATGCGCACATAAATGGCAGCGTTACCTGGCTAAATTCTATGGCCGACACTACCATGAATCTGCAAGGTAAAACAGTAGCGCTCAAAATAGAAGCACCCAATCCATTACCTGCTAACGGTATGAGTTTATGGGAATACCGTTATACCGCTTCGGCCATTCGCCAGCAGGGAATGGCTTTAAGGCGCAAAGGTGTATCGGCTATTATATTTGTTGCTAATGATATTACAGAGAAGGGTATAGCGTTTATTGGGCACAATTATGAAGATGGGTCCTATCAAAATGTAGGCTTACCTGCCACAGTGGCCAGGGCAAACACCGGAGCAGCGCGATTAGCTACACCGGTTATTCTGGTACGATCTGAACTGGAAAATGCTATTAAACAAGCTGCACCACTGCAAGCTGACGTAGTGATGGAAACTTACTTGTACCCGTCCGTTAACGTTGTGGCTAAAGCCAATGGAAGTGATGCAAAATTACGTAACGAATTTGTGCTCTTTAGCGGCCACCATGACCACGACGGCATTGGCAATCCGGTAGGGCAGGATTCTATCTGGAACGGTGCTGATGATAATGCTTCGGTAACCGTTGGCATGCTGGCTATTGCCCGTGCATGGGTAGTTAAACCAGGCAAACGCTCGGCGCTTTTTGTATGGCACGGTGCCGAAGAGCGTGGTTTGTTAGGCTCGCGCTGGTTTGCGGTACATCCAACGGTAAACAAAGCCAGCATTGTGGCAGTATTAAATGGTGACATGATAGGCCGCAACGCTATTGATTCGGCGGCTTTGTTAGGGGCTATACCACCGCACCGCAATTCGCTGGCATTGGTTAATATGGCTATGCAGGCCAACCAGGGGCTCACTAAGTTTAAGGTTGACAACTCCTGGGATGAGGCTACCCACCCCGAAAACTGGTATTTTAGAAGCGACCATGCGCCTTACGCTCAGGCCGGCATACCGTCGATATTTTTTACCAGTTTACTTCATCCCGACTATCACACACCTAAAGATGAGCCGCAATATATCAGCATCCCCAAACTGGCTAAAATGACCCGATGGATGTATGCAACTGGCTGGCTGGTATCACAATCGCCGGCCAGGCCCGCTCTTGATGTAAAGCTTTAA